A single genomic interval of Alcaligenes sp. SDU_A2 harbors:
- a CDS encoding TRAP transporter substrate-binding protein produces MRIFKKLGLSLGLAAAALAPTLPSVAAEVTTLRFSQWLPPGHYIVTEMFEPWAKEVEKVTEGRVKVEFINALGKPQAHLDLVRNGVADLGMSVHSYTANRFPLIEFAELPFTTDDGGVNSVAYWRTYEKFMMDAGEHKGVKLMGMWTSPATVIFTSREEVNSIDDLKGLKLRSPSPLFDAIGKALGIVTVNAPASDSYEMLSRGVIDGMYFQYDQLENWKLDKLIKTTVSVPGGFGKSSQYLFMNERKWKSLSEQDRAAIEKVSGEWIAKDFGSKWQAAEQKAIEKQTAAGLKTVRIEGEALEQLKQRLAFVEQDWLKAAEKKKVDGPAALAYFREQIKELSAAKQ; encoded by the coding sequence ATGCGTATTTTCAAGAAACTGGGTTTGAGTCTGGGCTTGGCGGCTGCCGCTCTGGCGCCCACGCTGCCGTCGGTGGCGGCCGAGGTCACTACCTTGCGTTTTTCCCAGTGGTTGCCGCCGGGCCACTACATCGTGACCGAGATGTTCGAGCCTTGGGCCAAAGAAGTAGAAAAGGTCACTGAAGGCCGTGTGAAGGTGGAGTTCATCAATGCCCTGGGCAAGCCCCAGGCGCATTTGGATCTGGTACGCAACGGTGTGGCCGATCTGGGCATGTCGGTGCACAGCTATACCGCCAACCGTTTTCCTTTGATCGAATTTGCCGAACTGCCTTTTACGACGGATGACGGTGGCGTGAACTCGGTGGCCTACTGGCGCACCTACGAAAAGTTCATGATGGATGCCGGCGAGCATAAAGGTGTCAAGCTCATGGGCATGTGGACCAGCCCGGCCACGGTGATCTTCACCAGCCGCGAAGAGGTGAATTCCATCGACGATCTGAAGGGCTTGAAGCTGCGTTCGCCCAGTCCGCTGTTCGATGCCATTGGCAAGGCCCTGGGTATCGTTACGGTCAATGCCCCGGCCTCGGACAGCTACGAAATGCTGTCGCGCGGTGTGATCGATGGCATGTACTTTCAGTACGACCAGCTCGAAAATTGGAAGCTGGACAAGCTGATCAAGACCACGGTGTCTGTGCCCGGCGGTTTTGGTAAATCCAGCCAGTACCTGTTCATGAATGAGCGCAAGTGGAAGAGCCTGTCCGAGCAGGACCGCGCGGCCATCGAGAAAGTGTCGGGCGAGTGGATTGCCAAGGACTTCGGGTCCAAGTGGCAGGCGGCCGAACAGAAAGCGATTGAAAAGCAGACCGCTGCCGGCCTGAAGACGGTGCGTATCGAAGGCGAAGCCTTAGAGCAGCTCAAGCAGCGTCTGGCCTTTGTGGAGCAGGACTGGTTGAAGGCCGCCGAAAAGAAGAAGGTCGACGGCCCTGCCGCCCTGGCTTATTTTCGTGAGCAGATCAAAGAGCTGAGCGCCGCCAAGCAATAA
- a CDS encoding TRAP transporter large permease, with product MLISIIGLVVLLASLFMGLPIAWGMLLVGTVGFAYFTGMEAALTMAAQTSFDTAMSYSFTVLPLFILMGNLVNASGLSKDLYKAANAFIGHLRGGLAMATIVACGAFSALCGSSMATTAAMGRVAMPNMRKYNYDDRLATGSIAAGGTLGILIPPSVMMVVYGILTETDIGKLFAAGFLPGMVAMLMYLLTVTVITAINPGLGRPGERASWRERLHATKGVLAITILFVVIMGGIYGGVFTPTEAAGIGAAATFVMTLKRRGWKPRLYLTVLIEAAQTTAIMFALVIGALVFTNFLSVAGLPNQLLGFIEGIDVSPIVVILIICAIYLVLGCFLETMSMVMLTVPIFYPIVASLGFDLVWFGIIVVVAAEISLITPPLGLNIFMIKNVMPDVSLGTIIRGVTPFVITDIVRLLLLIFVPWIVLVIPNSM from the coding sequence ATGTTGATTTCTATTATCGGACTGGTCGTCCTGTTGGCCAGCCTTTTCATGGGCTTGCCCATTGCCTGGGGCATGCTGCTGGTGGGCACGGTGGGTTTTGCGTACTTTACGGGCATGGAAGCGGCCTTGACGATGGCGGCCCAGACCAGTTTTGACACGGCCATGAGCTACAGCTTTACCGTGCTGCCTTTGTTTATTCTGATGGGCAATCTGGTCAATGCGTCAGGACTGTCCAAGGATTTGTACAAGGCCGCTAATGCCTTCATCGGGCATTTGCGCGGCGGTCTGGCGATGGCGACCATCGTAGCCTGTGGCGCGTTCAGTGCCTTGTGCGGCTCCAGCATGGCGACCACGGCCGCCATGGGCCGGGTGGCCATGCCCAATATGCGCAAGTACAACTACGACGACAGGCTGGCGACCGGCAGTATCGCCGCTGGTGGCACGCTGGGCATTCTGATTCCGCCCAGTGTGATGATGGTGGTGTACGGCATTTTGACTGAAACCGACATCGGCAAGCTGTTTGCAGCGGGTTTTTTGCCCGGCATGGTGGCCATGCTGATGTATTTGTTGACCGTAACGGTGATCACCGCGATCAATCCCGGCCTGGGCCGTCCTGGCGAACGCGCCAGTTGGCGCGAGCGTCTGCATGCCACCAAGGGCGTGCTGGCCATTACGATTTTGTTCGTGGTCATCATGGGCGGTATTTATGGGGGGGTGTTCACCCCTACGGAAGCGGCTGGCATCGGCGCGGCTGCGACGTTCGTGATGACGCTCAAGCGTCGCGGCTGGAAGCCGCGTCTGTACCTGACGGTGCTGATCGAGGCGGCGCAGACCACAGCCATCATGTTTGCGCTGGTGATCGGCGCACTGGTGTTCACCAATTTCCTGTCCGTGGCGGGTCTGCCTAATCAGTTGCTGGGTTTTATAGAAGGCATCGATGTGTCGCCCATTGTGGTGATCCTGATCATCTGTGCCATCTATCTGGTGCTGGGGTGCTTTCTGGAAACCATGTCCATGGTCATGCTGACCGTGCCCATCTTTTATCCCATCGTGGCGTCCTTGGGTTTTGACTTGGTGTGGTTCGGCATCATCGTGGTGGTGGCGGCCGAAATCAGTCTGATTACCCCGCCGTTGGGCCTGAACATTTTCATGATCAAGAATGTGATGCCGGATGTGTCCCTGGGCACCATCATCCGCGGCGTGACGCCTTTTGTGATCACCGACATTGTGCGTTTGCTGTTGTTGATTTTTGTGCCCTGGATTGTTCTGGTCATTCCCAACAGCATGTGA
- a CDS encoding TRAP transporter small permease yields the protein MNDDLPGMELVRSGGVAGVVEAILDAVCVVILILMTGITTVDVVGRYLFHSPLAGAYEASELLLGVLIFAALPRVTWHRQHLAVSLIDAWLGPFARRVQQCLIHAVSALMLAVLTVYLWGHANQLAEYGDMSNALQVPIAPFAYAIAIMTGIAMLAALILVFSSHRR from the coding sequence ATGAACGACGATCTGCCAGGGATGGAACTGGTACGTTCAGGTGGAGTGGCTGGAGTTGTAGAAGCAATTCTGGATGCCGTCTGTGTGGTTATCCTGATCCTCATGACCGGCATCACCACGGTGGATGTGGTGGGTCGGTATCTGTTTCATTCCCCTCTTGCGGGCGCTTATGAAGCCAGCGAATTATTGCTGGGCGTATTGATTTTTGCCGCCTTGCCGCGCGTGACCTGGCATCGCCAGCACCTGGCGGTCAGTCTGATCGATGCCTGGCTCGGGCCGTTCGCGCGCCGCGTGCAGCAATGCCTGATCCATGCCGTCTCCGCCCTTATGCTGGCGGTCTTGACTGTGTATCTGTGGGGGCATGCCAATCAATTGGCCGAGTACGGGGACATGAGCAATGCCTTGCAAGTGCCTATCGCGCCGTTTGCCTATGCCATCGCCATCATGACCGGGATCGCCATGCTGGCCGCCTTGATCCTGGTCTTTAGTTCGCACCGCCGATAA
- a CDS encoding SDR family NAD(P)-dependent oxidoreductase, producing the protein MTQAQYTAIVTGGSTGIGEDICRKMLDQGYTVISMARNVLPWTHERLHCVQVDLLDAKATEKAAKDIAERFEVTHFIHNAGVIWPALLDDVKLEDLQGLTQIHLGAALQITQAVVPGMRERHFGRIVLMSSRGALGLQTRTAYAATKAGMLGMARTWALELADQGITVNVIAPGPITTNMFYDVVQAGSEREAKLAAAIPVKRLGRADDISRATLFFADPENSFITGQTLYVCGGASVGTLTI; encoded by the coding sequence ATGACACAAGCTCAATACACCGCCATTGTGACGGGTGGTAGTACCGGCATTGGTGAGGACATTTGCCGCAAGATGCTGGATCAGGGTTATACGGTGATCAGCATGGCGCGCAATGTGTTGCCTTGGACGCACGAGCGCCTGCACTGCGTGCAGGTGGATTTGCTGGATGCCAAGGCAACCGAGAAAGCGGCTAAAGACATTGCCGAACGCTTTGAGGTGACTCACTTCATTCACAACGCAGGCGTGATCTGGCCGGCCTTGCTGGACGACGTTAAGTTAGAGGACTTGCAGGGCCTGACCCAGATTCATCTGGGCGCTGCTTTGCAGATTACCCAGGCCGTGGTGCCCGGCATGCGCGAACGCCACTTTGGCCGCATCGTGCTGATGTCCTCGCGCGGCGCGTTGGGTTTGCAAACCCGTACTGCCTACGCCGCTACCAAGGCTGGCATGCTGGGCATGGCCCGCACCTGGGCGCTGGAGTTGGCCGACCAAGGCATTACCGTTAACGTGATTGCTCCCGGTCCCATTACCACCAATATGTTTTACGACGTGGTTCAGGCCGGTAGCGAACGCGAAGCCAAGCTGGCTGCCGCGATCCCTGTGAAACGCCTGGGCCGTGCGGATGACATCAGCCGCGCCACCCTGTTCTTCGCGGACCCGGAAAACAGCTTCATCACCGGCCAGACGCTGTATGTCTGCGGCGGTGCCAGTGTGGGAACCTTGACGATCTGA
- a CDS encoding Zn-ribbon domain-containing OB-fold protein, with protein sequence MTISEALNGVLPPGARSASAAGLTDAAQRGEFALQVCPSCGTVQYPVRDVCGHCLHTTLNWRPVADTGVLRATTTLHHSNEAYFRARLPWRIGTVQLDCGPFAIVHLPEGGQADEAVRLSLELDDGGVAVLVARPAP encoded by the coding sequence ATGACAATTTCCGAAGCTTTGAATGGTGTGCTGCCGCCCGGCGCGCGCAGCGCCTCGGCCGCCGGCCTGACCGACGCGGCGCAGCGTGGTGAATTCGCCCTGCAGGTGTGTCCGTCCTGCGGCACGGTCCAGTACCCGGTGCGCGATGTCTGCGGTCATTGCCTGCATACCACTCTGAACTGGCGGCCTGTCGCCGATACCGGCGTGCTGCGCGCCACCACCACCTTGCATCATAGTAACGAGGCGTACTTCCGCGCTCGCTTGCCCTGGCGCATCGGCACGGTGCAGCTCGATTGCGGCCCTTTTGCCATTGTTCACCTGCCCGAAGGCGGACAGGCGGACGAGGCGGTGCGATTGAGCCTGGAACTGGATGACGGCGGGGTGGCCGTGCTCGTGGCCCGTCCCGCGCCCTGA
- a CDS encoding thiolase family protein, translated as MALTPKARLAYDDVVLTTPVTIPYQRHSEQTAHWWLGAALGQTIREAGLHKNDVDGVCVSSFTLGTDTAVGLMQHFQMSPRWLDHIPMGGASGVVALRRAARAVQCGDASIVACIAGDTNQLESFKNTVAGFSRFSQDAVYPYGAGGPNASFALLTDYYMRHFGATREDFGKLCVAQRDNALRNPHALMKKPLTLEQYLDARVIADPIHLFDCVMPCAGAEGFLVMRREQAQALGLPYVRIRSTIERHNAFPQDPVQFRGGWAMDKDAFYEHAGVSPADVDFLETYDDYPVINVLQFEDLGFCAKGQGPAFIREHSFTVDGSFPFNTSGGQLSVGQAGAAGGYLGLVQALRQLTDTAGDTQVRDARIGLVSGFGMINYDRGICTAAALLERGQP; from the coding sequence ATGGCCCTGACGCCTAAAGCCCGGCTGGCTTACGACGATGTGGTGCTGACCACGCCGGTCACCATTCCCTACCAACGCCATTCTGAACAGACGGCGCACTGGTGGCTGGGAGCCGCCCTGGGCCAGACCATACGCGAGGCTGGCCTGCACAAGAACGATGTGGATGGCGTGTGCGTGTCCAGCTTTACCTTGGGCACGGACACGGCTGTGGGCCTGATGCAGCATTTTCAGATGAGCCCGCGATGGTTGGACCATATCCCTATGGGCGGGGCCAGCGGGGTCGTGGCCTTGCGCCGCGCGGCGCGGGCCGTGCAGTGCGGCGATGCTTCTATCGTTGCGTGCATTGCGGGTGATACGAATCAGTTGGAGTCCTTCAAGAACACGGTGGCGGGCTTTTCGCGCTTTTCGCAGGATGCCGTCTACCCCTATGGGGCGGGCGGCCCTAATGCCAGCTTTGCCTTGTTGACGGACTATTACATGCGCCACTTTGGCGCGACCCGCGAGGACTTCGGCAAGCTGTGCGTGGCCCAGCGTGATAATGCGCTGCGCAATCCGCACGCCTTGATGAAAAAGCCGCTGACGCTGGAGCAGTATCTGGACGCGCGTGTCATTGCCGACCCTATTCATCTGTTCGATTGCGTCATGCCTTGCGCGGGTGCCGAAGGCTTTTTGGTGATGCGCCGCGAACAGGCCCAAGCCTTGGGTTTGCCGTATGTGCGCATCCGTTCCACCATCGAGCGTCACAATGCGTTTCCCCAAGACCCGGTGCAGTTTCGCGGCGGCTGGGCGATGGATAAGGATGCGTTTTACGAACATGCAGGCGTGAGCCCGGCCGACGTGGATTTTCTGGAAACCTACGACGATTATCCGGTCATCAATGTGCTGCAATTCGAGGACCTGGGTTTTTGCGCCAAGGGACAGGGGCCGGCTTTCATCCGCGAGCATAGCTTTACGGTTGACGGCAGTTTCCCCTTCAATACCAGCGGCGGCCAGTTGTCGGTGGGCCAGGCGGGCGCAGCAGGCGGCTATCTGGGGCTGGTGCAGGCTTTGCGCCAACTGACGGACACAGCCGGGGATACCCAGGTGCGCGATGCGCGCATCGGGCTGGTGTCCGGTTTTGGCATGATCAATTACGACCGTGGCATTTGCACGGCGGCGGCATTGCTTGAACGAGGCCAGCCATGA
- a CDS encoding AMP-binding protein encodes MANTTVYQAFRDTAERWGDKPFVCTLPETAEIYGIAAGELSYGQALERIDALRADYAAAGYGHGHRVGILLENRPAFFLHWFALNSLGVSIVPINPDLRAAELEYLIGHSEMIMAIALPNRHQDLMEAAQRAGQPFAVMADGGMPPGVTRAAARSCDIPGEHSECALLYTSGTTGRPKGCMLSNQYFHYAGEWYRDIGGLAQLQPGQERMLTPLPLFHMNAMACSTMAMVKTGGCLISLDRFHPRSWWQSVRESGATVVHYLGVMPAILMKAEPSEQDRNHQVRFGFGAGVDRGLHPLFEEQFGFPLLEAWAMTETGAGASIIANHEPRHIGTSCFGKEMPVVEVLLMTDEGKPAAANENGELLVRAAGENPRYGFFSGYWKDPAATDEAWKDGWFHTGDIVRRDQDGYLHFVDRKKNVIRRSGENIAAVEVENILQQNPLVRAIAVAAVPDDIRGDEVMALVVPHTPLASREDKEKAAVELVKWGLTQLAYFKVPGYVLFVDALPLTSTNKIQRGELKTVALAAVANPDCINTNHLKKRQEA; translated from the coding sequence ATGGCCAATACAACGGTCTATCAGGCTTTTCGCGACACCGCCGAGCGTTGGGGCGACAAGCCGTTTGTATGCACCCTGCCCGAAACTGCCGAGATCTATGGCATTGCCGCCGGCGAGCTAAGCTATGGCCAGGCCCTGGAGCGCATCGATGCGCTGCGCGCCGACTATGCGGCGGCCGGTTATGGCCATGGTCATCGCGTAGGCATTTTGCTGGAAAACCGCCCTGCCTTCTTTCTGCACTGGTTCGCGCTGAACAGTCTGGGCGTGTCCATTGTGCCCATCAACCCGGATCTGCGCGCTGCCGAACTGGAATACCTGATCGGTCATTCCGAGATGATTATGGCCATTGCCTTGCCCAATCGCCATCAAGATTTGATGGAAGCGGCGCAGCGTGCCGGTCAACCTTTTGCCGTGATGGCTGACGGCGGCATGCCGCCTGGCGTGACGCGCGCGGCCGCCCGTTCCTGCGATATTCCCGGCGAGCATAGCGAGTGCGCCCTGCTCTATACCTCTGGCACGACCGGCCGCCCCAAGGGTTGCATGCTGTCCAATCAGTATTTCCACTACGCAGGCGAGTGGTATCGGGATATCGGCGGCCTGGCGCAATTGCAGCCCGGCCAGGAGCGCATGCTGACACCTTTGCCGCTGTTTCACATGAACGCCATGGCTTGTTCGACGATGGCGATGGTCAAGACCGGTGGCTGCCTGATTTCCTTGGACCGTTTCCACCCCCGCAGTTGGTGGCAATCGGTGCGCGAGTCCGGCGCGACCGTGGTGCATTACCTGGGCGTGATGCCGGCTATTCTGATGAAGGCCGAGCCGTCCGAGCAGGACCGCAACCACCAGGTGCGCTTTGGCTTTGGCGCCGGCGTGGACCGCGGCCTGCATCCCTTATTTGAAGAACAGTTCGGTTTTCCCTTGTTGGAAGCCTGGGCCATGACCGAGACCGGTGCAGGTGCCAGCATTATTGCCAACCACGAGCCGCGTCATATCGGCACGTCGTGCTTTGGCAAGGAGATGCCGGTGGTAGAAGTGTTGTTGATGACCGACGAAGGCAAGCCTGCCGCCGCCAACGAAAATGGCGAGCTGCTGGTGCGCGCAGCAGGCGAGAACCCACGTTACGGTTTTTTTTCCGGTTATTGGAAAGACCCCGCCGCCACGGACGAGGCCTGGAAAGATGGCTGGTTCCACACGGGCGATATTGTGCGCCGCGACCAGGACGGCTATCTGCACTTTGTGGACCGCAAGAAGAACGTGATCCGGCGTAGCGGCGAGAACATTGCCGCCGTGGAAGTGGAAAACATCTTGCAGCAGAATCCGCTGGTGCGCGCCATTGCCGTCGCTGCTGTGCCCGACGATATCCGGGGCGACGAGGTGATGGCGTTGGTAGTTCCGCACACACCGCTGGCTAGCCGCGAGGACAAGGAAAAGGCGGCGGTGGAGCTGGTCAAATGGGGCCTGACGCAGTTGGCCTATTTCAAGGTGCCCGGCTATGTGCTGTTCGTGGATGCCTTGCCGTTGACATCCACCAACAAGATCCAGCGGGGCGAATTGAAAACGGTGGCGCTGGCGGCGGTTGCCAATCCGGACTGCATCAACACCAATCACCTGAAAAAGCGCCAGGAGGCCTGA
- a CDS encoding aromatic-ring-hydroxylating dioxygenase subunit beta, translating to MSEISREALIDFVYAEARMLDEQRFEQWLDLFTEDGYYWMPLVHDQQDARLHASLMHEDKLLLRIRVERLAGRRTFSQQPKSRSHHLLQQPTVESMDHDKGEYSVRCAFHYTETRGDRQEIYVGWSTYTLVRQDGALKMRLKRVDLLNCDAPFGNIQLFM from the coding sequence ATGAGCGAGATCAGCCGCGAGGCACTTATCGATTTTGTCTATGCAGAAGCCCGCATGCTCGACGAACAGCGTTTCGAGCAATGGCTAGACCTGTTTACCGAGGACGGCTATTACTGGATGCCGCTGGTGCATGACCAGCAGGACGCCCGCCTGCATGCGTCGTTGATGCACGAGGACAAGCTGCTGCTGCGTATCCGTGTGGAGCGTCTGGCAGGTCGGCGCACGTTTTCCCAGCAGCCCAAGAGCCGCAGCCATCATTTGCTGCAGCAGCCGACTGTGGAAAGCATGGATCACGACAAGGGCGAATACAGCGTGCGTTGTGCTTTCCACTACACCGAGACGCGCGGCGATCGGCAGGAAATCTATGTGGGCTGGAGCACGTACACCCTGGTGCGCCAGGATGGCGCGCTGAAGATGCGCCTGAAACGGGTGGACTTGCTCAATTGCGACGCCCCTTTCGGCAATATTCAGTTATTCATGTGA
- a CDS encoding aromatic ring-hydroxylating dioxygenase subunit alpha produces MEKYRDNPQAIRELVREAEVHKDLYISQELFELEMERLFANTWVYVGHASQVPNKGDFVTTTVGNESVIMVRHTDDSIRVLYNRCPHKGVQVAGEPCGNTGKFFRCPYHAWTFKTDGSLLSIPLKKGYENTGFECTEGSHGMAAVKNVQVYRDFVFCRLSEQGESFEDFFGQSLSTIDNMVDRSPEGRLEVAGGVMRYMHNCNWKMLVDNQTDTCHPMVAHESSAGTAVKAWQEAPEGTPKPMAVELFAPFMSPYEFYEGMGIRVWENGHGHTGVSNSIHADYSEIPGYWDQMVQAYGEERAKAILGDTRHNTCYFPNIMVKGPIQTLRLFKPIAADKTLVESWTFSLVGAPDTLLERTLMYNRLINAPTSMVGHDDLEMYERAQQGLQSRGRDWMNLARLVEKDEAQQKNVVINGTSEMQMRAQFRAWLKYMLPEQQA; encoded by the coding sequence ATGGAAAAATACCGCGATAACCCCCAGGCCATCCGCGAACTGGTGCGCGAGGCCGAGGTGCACAAGGATTTGTACATCAGCCAGGAGCTGTTCGAGCTGGAGATGGAGCGCTTGTTCGCCAACACCTGGGTGTATGTGGGGCATGCCAGCCAGGTGCCTAACAAGGGCGACTTCGTGACGACGACGGTGGGCAACGAGTCGGTGATCATGGTGCGTCATACCGATGACAGCATCCGTGTGCTCTACAACCGCTGCCCGCACAAAGGCGTGCAGGTGGCTGGCGAACCCTGTGGCAATACGGGCAAGTTCTTCCGTTGTCCCTACCATGCCTGGACCTTCAAGACCGACGGCTCGCTGCTGTCCATTCCGCTCAAGAAAGGCTACGAAAATACGGGCTTTGAATGCACGGAAGGCAGCCATGGGATGGCCGCCGTCAAGAACGTGCAGGTCTACCGCGACTTTGTTTTCTGTCGCCTGAGCGAGCAAGGCGAAAGTTTCGAGGACTTCTTTGGCCAGTCGCTCAGCACGATCGACAATATGGTGGACCGTTCGCCTGAAGGCCGTCTGGAAGTGGCCGGCGGCGTCATGCGCTACATGCACAACTGCAACTGGAAGATGCTGGTCGACAACCAGACGGACACCTGCCACCCCATGGTGGCGCACGAGTCCTCGGCCGGCACGGCGGTCAAAGCCTGGCAAGAAGCGCCCGAAGGCACGCCCAAGCCGATGGCGGTGGAGCTGTTCGCCCCTTTCATGTCGCCGTACGAGTTTTACGAAGGCATGGGCATACGCGTATGGGAGAACGGCCACGGCCATACCGGCGTGAGCAACTCCATCCATGCCGACTACTCCGAAATCCCCGGCTACTGGGATCAGATGGTCCAGGCGTATGGCGAAGAACGCGCCAAAGCCATTTTGGGCGATACGCGCCACAATACGTGTTACTTCCCCAACATCATGGTCAAGGGCCCGATCCAGACCTTGCGTTTGTTCAAGCCCATTGCCGCGGATAAAACCCTGGTGGAGTCCTGGACTTTCAGCCTGGTGGGTGCGCCCGACACGCTTCTGGAGCGTACCCTGATGTACAACCGCCTGATCAACGCGCCGACCTCGATGGTGGGTCACGACGATCTGGAAATGTACGAACGCGCTCAGCAGGGCCTGCAATCGCGTGGCCGCGACTGGATGAATCTGGCGCGTCTGGTCGAGAAGGACGAGGCCCAGCAAAAGAACGTGGTGATCAACGGCACCAGCGAGATGCAGATGCGCGCGCAGTTCCGCGCCTGGCTCAAGTACATGCTGCCCGAGCAGCAGGCCTAA